From the Nostoc sp. PCC 7107 genome, the window GCTCTTTTTGCCAATAACTCACGCCCACAATACATTCTAAGTAAGTCTCTTTAGTGACAATTATTTTGCCATGTGCAGCACAATAACCAGCTAAGTATGCTAAAGATATCCAGTTACTCGCCGCATCTGGCCAAATTTCCAAGGCGCGTTTGATTAAGTCACTGCTGTAAACACTAGCAGTCAGAAAAATAACTGCACCAACACTTTTAGAAAAACAATGTTCAAATATGGCTTTACTATTTCCAGCGCCATCTTCTGCATCAGCATCAAACCAGCGATTTCCAACAATTGTGGGCGGATGTACTGGTTCACCAGTAATTTTATTACGTCCAGAAAAGTTGAGAAATAATAAGCCTAAATCTTCATTATTTTGGAGCTTATTGATAATATAAGGAATTGTTCGATCTTGAATTGGATCATCATCGCCAATTGTCCAAACATATTTGGTTGTAGAAGAACTTAGGCAATACATAATATTTTTCATTACGCCTAAATTTTCAAGATTTCTATTAGATCTAAAAGTGATATTACTCAGTTTTTCTTGCCATTTTTCAATTACAACTTGAGTATGATCTGTAGAACAGTTATCGGAAACTAAAATTTCACAATCAGATTCAAAACCTTGAATTGCGTTTGCTAACCATGCTAACTGTTTATTCAGCAATTCAGCCCGATTATAAGTAGGTATAGCAATTGTCAGTAATTTATTCATAATTTCAGGAATAATGTTCGTCAAATATCACTATGTTTCGCTTTGAAAACTCGACTTAATTGCTTTTGGTAGAAACAGCAAGTTACGTGTAGATCCAATTACTAAAATGAGATAAGCAATAATAATATTCATTGCTAAAGCTGGCCATCTTCTTAAAGCTCCCAAGAAAATTATCCAGTCACTCTTGGTGATGATATTCTGCAAAATCATTTGCAGACAAAATGTTTGAGAATATCCAATCTCTAAAAGTTTTGCATATATTTCCGGGATATAAATATATCTCATCATGATTGACCATGTTGGATCTTGCTCTAAATAACTAGCGTGCATTGTACATTCTAAATAATTATCTTTAGTAACAATCACGCTGCCGTGAATCGCACAAAATCCTGTCCAATATGCTTGAGAAGCTAAATTTTTACAAGAAGATGTCCACTGTTGTAAAGCGCGTTTGACTAATGCTGTTTGATAGACAGTTGCTGTCATAAAAATTACGCCACCAAAACTTTCTTTCAGATAACGTTGTAATGCAGCTTTACCATCAGTTAGGGGAGCGTCACTATCACTATTAAACCAACGTTCTACAGTGATTTGATTGGTTAATTTATCTCGTCCGCAGCAGTTTAAAAAGATTAGTGCTACATCAGGATGCTGCTGGATTTTTTTGAACAAAAATGCTAGAGCATTTTCCTGGATTGGGTCATCATCTCCCACTGTCCAAACATATTTGCTACTAGCAGCTTGAATACAGGCAGCAATGTTAGGCATTAAACCTATATTCTCTTGATTTCTCTGAGATTTAAATGTTGTTTTACTAAAGATAGACTGCCATTTTTTAATGATTTCTTGAGTGTTATCTGTGGAACAATTATCAGAAATAATAATTTCACATTCAGCTTCAAATCCTTGAATAGCTTTTGCTAACCAGCAGAGTTGCTTTTCTAGAAGTTCAGCGCGATTATATGTAGGTATAGCAATGGTAAGTAGTTTATTCATTTTTTTAGAACAAAAATCAATTTCAAAATAAGGTTTACTTGTAATATCTAGATACCCGAATTCTTTAAGAATTCGGGTATCTAATTTATCCAATATCAGGACTTACTTTCTATTCCAGAAAAAATCTTTGTCAATTTGTTCAGTACGAATGAGATACTCTAGCTGTTTTAAGCGAGTAAAGCCTCTAAACAAAAAGGTGTCTTCAGTCATATCAATTTGACTGAATAAATTAAACAGTTGTTGTGCGCCTAATAGAGCATTCCAATCACATTTGAATCCAGGTAAAATGCTGTTAATTTTCTCGAAGGATACGCGATAACTGCGATTATCTGCCCCATTTTGACCAAAGCTTAATTTACAGCCGGGGAAAGTATCAGCAATAATTTCAGCAATTTCTTTGACTCGATAGTTATTAGCAGTATCGCCAACATTAAAAATCTGATTGTGTACAATATCACGCGGTGCTTCTAAAGCGCAAACAATGGCTTTACAAATATCAAGGGCGTGGACTAATGGCCGCCAAGGTGTACCATCACTGATCATTTTGATTTCTTTGCTTGTCCAAGCTAACCCGGCGAGGTTGTTCAACACGATATCAAATCGCATTCTGGGGGAAGCGCCAAAGGCTGTAGCATTCCGCATGAATGTAGGGGAAAAATCGTCATCAGCCAGCGGTGTAACATCTCGTTCTACAAGGGTTTTACATTCGGCGTAGGCGGTTTGAGGATTCACGGGAGATTCTTCTGTGACATCGCCTTCGGTAGCGACCCCATAAACACTACACGAAGACATATAGACGAAGCGTCGCACGCCCATTGTTTTGGCTAAGTTAGCGAGGCGTACAGAACCTACGTGATTGATTTCGTAGGTGATATTTGGTGCTAATTGTCCCGTGGGGTCATTGGAAAGTTCCGCCATGTGAACGATCGCTTCTACACCTTCTAAATCTTCGGGGGTGATGTGGCGGATATCTTTGTTGAGGGTTTTAGCTGTAATGTCTGTACCGTTGTATAGCCAACCAACTTTATAAAAGCCCGTATCAACGCCGATGACTTCATGTCCACGTTCAATTAACAGAGGAGGC encodes:
- a CDS encoding glycosyltransferase family 2 protein, which encodes MNKLLTIAIPTYNRAELLNKQLAWLANAIQGFESDCEILVSDNCSTDHTQVVIEKWQEKLSNITFRSNRNLENLGVMKNIMYCLSSSTTKYVWTIGDDDPIQDRTIPYIINKLQNNEDLGLLFLNFSGRNKITGEPVHPPTIVGNRWFDADAEDGAGNSKAIFEHCFSKSVGAVIFLTASVYSSDLIKRALEIWPDAASNWISLAYLAGYCAAHGKIIVTKETYLECIVGVSYWQKEPQSALLMQYKHIPEVILKLGKCGYSKEFCRRMLLQNSKEVNLKVFLGALRRWPVSAIKVAIPFVALVSLSAFDVMALKDLKLAEANEPTPQEVRTANNRRSQLKSIIKTK
- a CDS encoding glycosyltransferase family 2 protein; this translates as MNKLLTIAIPTYNRAELLEKQLCWLAKAIQGFEAECEIIISDNCSTDNTQEIIKKWQSIFSKTTFKSQRNQENIGLMPNIAACIQAASSKYVWTVGDDDPIQENALAFLFKKIQQHPDVALIFLNCCGRDKLTNQITVERWFNSDSDAPLTDGKAALQRYLKESFGGVIFMTATVYQTALVKRALQQWTSSCKNLASQAYWTGFCAIHGSVIVTKDNYLECTMHASYLEQDPTWSIMMRYIYIPEIYAKLLEIGYSQTFCLQMILQNIITKSDWIIFLGALRRWPALAMNIIIAYLILVIGSTRNLLFLPKAIKSSFQSET
- a CDS encoding NAD(P)-dependent oxidoreductase translates to MKILVTGTEGYLGSLLPPLLIERGHEVIGVDTGFYKVGWLYNGTDITAKTLNKDIRHITPEDLEGVEAIVHMAELSNDPTGQLAPNITYEINHVGSVRLANLAKTMGVRRFVYMSSCSVYGVATEGDVTEESPVNPQTAYAECKTLVERDVTPLADDDFSPTFMRNATAFGASPRMRFDIVLNNLAGLAWTSKEIKMISDGTPWRPLVHALDICKAIVCALEAPRDIVHNQIFNVGDTANNYRVKEIAEIIADTFPGCKLSFGQNGADNRSYRVSFEKINSILPGFKCDWNALLGAQQLFNLFSQIDMTEDTFLFRGFTRLKQLEYLIRTEQIDKDFFWNRK